A single region of the Schizosaccharomyces osmophilus chromosome 3, complete sequence genome encodes:
- the ppx1 gene encoding exopolyphosphatase, prune Ppx1 → MSVPSKLAKLLETNYKQYSHVVSDISASLQTKKLTFVSGNESADLDSCATSIIYAYFLQHKLRERCVVPFFNIPKNELRLRPELVYLLDMLKIRTDNILFLNEIAAVPERFSSSPIHLIDHNTLDRKEVCKFEESVEGIIDHHKDEGNHLNANPRIIKECGSCSTLVIQYYMDILSSLHKTEETRMEAEDIAVLALGPVLVDTGNLKNEKTTDTDVEVANQLFQFVPSGWNRDEFFSSLKEKKGTYKGFSFMDLLHRDLKQYAPGNVSISYPSIGKGIDWIEEKRSNWQQELKEFAETKQADLVIVGLSLSKKEEFRRQMILYKRTKQGESFADQFLEKNENSLGLEFLKNVEGHTISVFNQRNSAASRKKVVPMIMDSI, encoded by the exons ATGTCAGTCCCTTCCAAATTGGCGAAATTATTGGAAACTAATTATAAACAATATTCCCACGTTGTTTCTGATATCTCAGCTAGTCTACAGACGAAAAAATTGACTTTCGTCAGCGGTAATGAATCTGCAG ATTTGGATAGCTGCGCTACTTCTATAATTTACGCCTACTTCTTGCAACATAAACTCCGTGAAAGGTGTGTTGTGCCTTTCTTTAATATCCCAAAGAATGAGCTTCGTCTTCGCCCAGAGTTGGTATATCTTCTCGACATGCTAAAAATACGCACTGATAATATACTATTTCTAAATGAGATTGCGGCAGTGCCTGAAAGATTTAGCTCGTCTCCTATTCATTTGATCGATCACAATACACTGGACCGTAAAGAAGTCTgtaaatttgaagaaagtgTCGAAGGTATAATCGATCACCACAAAGACGAAGGCAATCATTTAAACGCAAACCCAAGAATTATAAAGGAATGTGGCAGTTGTTCAACTCTGGTGATTCAGTACTATATGGATATCCTAAGCTCTCTTCATAAAACAGAAGAGACTCGAATGGAAGCTGAAGATATTGCGGTTTTGGCACTCGGTCCTGTACTTGTTGACACTGGAAActtaaaaaatgaaaagactACGGACACTGATGTTGAGGTAGCAAACCAGTTATTTCAGTTCGTTCCGTCTGGATGGAATCGTGATGAGTTTTTCAGCAgtttaaaggaaaaaaagggaacTTATAAGGGGTTCTCATTTATGGACCTTTTACATCGAGATCTGAAACAGTACGCTCCTGGAAATGTGTCTATATCCTATCCCAGTAttggaaaaggaattgattggattgaagaaaagcgTAGTAATTGGCAACAAGAGTTAAAGGAATTTGCTGAAACTAAACAAGCAGATCTCGTTATTGTTGGTCTTTCCctaagcaaaaaagaagagtttcGTCGTCAAATGATATTGTACAAAAGAACTAAGCAAGGAGAATCATTTGCTGATCAATTTTTGgagaaaaatgaaaacagtCTAGGTTTAGAGTTTCTTAAAAATGTTGAAGGTCATACTATAAGTGTATTTAACCAAAGGAACTCTGCTGCTAGCCGTAAAAAGGTAGTACCGATGATCATGGATAGTATTTGA
- the qtr2 gene encoding queuine tRNA-ribosyltransferase accessory subunit Qtrtd1/Qtr2, giving the protein MAALNACYPSSARISSVSLKSKVLQTPCFIFPTSKGTIPHLTPDNINDNELPVVYFGLEDSLDLLEKSPIFTAEGEIDKWVAGTSSQSILVAPRRSTPLPSVSAGSHHIQILTSSGLKKLTNEVYVKAIIKLRPEIAIPLNDNPSNAPGVKRKPKMTEKSITWTDELLSGLQNNQLTEKVKVFFPVPNVEAPYLDPLIERFRENDYKQHISGLACYGNLHSIPSELSVYPKIFLRPLLTPLAILQSIHQGADIVMADLVNQASDSGIAFTFAFPPPVEDLQNIKLELAWDMWNSIFAADLSPLQPGCSCNTCQSYSRAYIHHLLQTRELVGWIMIQQHNIHVFHNFFSGIRDSIKAGNFLHDTEIFKKIYSSNFPRATGLGPRKRGYQMDLTDVQPVENKPNWVQLKPETNNTEFSHTTQKKEKVQEFQESELPERDTTVGNFADTYAAISDDQSGSELEENLFAELDDIDDSTYRESRMQSLKEEFQRVSTAKEKGHMQYLTVENEREVMDITTSSKRVVIHFFHPDFRRCKIMDAHLEKISKSHWETKFVRIEAANAPFLALKLGLKVLPVILCYVDAKLVSKLTGFTDLGNNDDFDTPVLEFWLLKWAAIEKLKENNSLGKKSIMGFKDTKNESEDSDFE; this is encoded by the exons ATGGCAGCATTAAACGCTTGCTATCCTTCAAGTGCTCGGATATCATCCGTTTCGCTAAAAAGTAAGGTCCTTCAGACTCcctgttttattttcccTACTTCCAAAGGAACAATTCCTCATTTAACACCTGACAACATTAATGACAATGAACTCCCAGTTGTCTATTTCGGATTAGAAGATTC ACTGGATTTATTAGAAAAGTCTCCTATCTTCACTGCGGAGGGTGAGATCGACAAGTGGGTAGCTGGAACTTCCTCTCAATCTATCTTAGTAGCTCCAAGAAGAAGTACTCCACTTCCGTCTGTATCTGCTGGATCTCACCATATTCAAATTCTTACCTCAAGtggattgaaaaaattgacgAACGAAGTCTACGTGAAGGCAATCATCAAACTTCGTCCTGAAATAGCAATCCCCTTGAATGACAACCCATCAAATGCTCCTGGTGTAAAGAGGAAACCTAAGATGACAGAAAAGTCAATTACCTGGACTGACGAGTTGCTCTCTGGTTTACAAAACAATCAGCTTACAGAGAAAGTAAAGGTTTTCTTTCCCGTTCCAAACGTTGAAGCTCCTTATTTAGATCCTTTAATAGAACGATTTCGGGAAAATGATTACAAGCAACATATTTCTGGGTTAGCATGTTATGGGAATTTGCATTCTATACCTTCCGAGCTGTCCGtttatccaaaaatttttcttcgtccTTTACTAACTCCTTTGGCAATATTACAAAGTATTCATCAGGGTGCTGATATCGTAATGGCAGATTTAGTTAATCAAGCTTCCGATTCTGGCATAGCTTTTACATTTGCCTTTCCTCCCCCTGTAGAGGACCTACAGAATATAAAGCTAGAGCTAGCTTGGGATATGTGGAATAGCATTTTTGCTGCGGACCTTTCTCCCTTACAACCTGGATGTAGCTGCAATACATGCCAGTCATATAGCCGGGCTTATATTCACCATTTGCTTCAAACACGAGAACTTGTTGGTTGGATTATGATACAACA ACATAACATTCATGTATTCCATAACTTTTTCTCCGGAATTAGAGATTCTATCAAGGCTGGAAATTTCTTACATGATACTGAGATATTTAAGAAAATTTATTCTTCCAACTTCCCTCGCGCTACTGGTCTGGGACCACGAAAGCGAGGCTACCAAATGGATTTAACTGATGTTCAGCCTGTTGAAAACAAACCCAACTGGGTCCAATTGAAACCGGAGACCAATAATACCGAATTCTCCCATACGActcagaaaaaggaaaaggttCAAGAATTTCAAGAGTCTGAGTTACCTGAAAG GGATACTACCGTTGGTAATTTTGCTGACACTTACGCGGCTATAAGCGATGACCAAAGTGGATCTgaattagaagaaaatttgttCGCTGAACTTGATGACATTGATGACAGTACTTATCGAGAAAGCCGAATGCAATcattaaaagaaga atttcaaaGAGTCTCTACTGCTAAAGAGAAAGGTCATATGCAATATTTAACagttgaaaatgaaagagaagTGATGGATATAACAAC ATCCTCAAAACGTGTGGTCATCCACTTTTTCCATCCTGATTTCAGACGCTGCAAAATAATGGATGCGCACCTTGAG aaaatatccaaaagtCATTGGGAAACAAAGTTTGTACGTATTGAAGCGGCTAATGCTCCATTTCTTGCTTTGAAATTAGGCTTAAAAGTATTACCGGTAATACTTTGTTATGTTGATGCAAAACTCGTTAGTAAACTCACTGGATTCACTGACTTGGGAAATAATGACGATTTTGATACTCCCGTTTTGGAGTTTTGGTTGTTAAAATGGGCTGCGATTGAAAAgttaaaggaaaataacTCTTTAGGGAAAAAGTCGATTATGGGTTTTAAGgatacaaaaaatgaatcgGAAGACAGTGATTTTGAGTAA